In the Dermochelys coriacea isolate rDerCor1 chromosome 25, rDerCor1.pri.v4, whole genome shotgun sequence genome, one interval contains:
- the NCLN gene encoding nicalin isoform X2, with protein sequence MLEEAGEVLESVLKASCLPLSFLLFVPAVLLLLGPPPAAEAAHEFTVYRMQQYELGGQPYGTRNAVLNTEARTVEADVLSRRCVMMRLVDFSYEQYQKALRQSAGAVVIILPKAMSAVPQDVVRQFMEIEPEMLAMETIVPVYFAVEDEELLSIYEQTRVASTSQGSASAAEVLLHTATANGFQMVTSGAQSKAVSDWLITSLEGRLTGLGGEDLPTIVIVAHYDSFGVAPWLSHGADSNGSGISGLLELARLFSRLYTYKRTHAGYNLLFFASGGGKFNYQGTKRWLEDNLDHTDSSLLQDNVAFVLCLDTLGRGNSLHLHVSKPPKEGTLQHAFLRELEMVVMSQFPEVKFSMVHKKINLAEDMLAWEHERFAIRRLPAFTISHLESHRDGPRNSIMDMRSRVDSKTLTRNTRIIAEALTRVIYNLTEKGAPADLQIFTEQMIQQEQLESVMDWLTSQPRAAQLVDKDSTFLNTLEYYMSRYLKDVKQHHVKADKRDPEFVFYDQLKQVMNAYRVKPAIFDLLLALCIAVYLGIAYVAVQHFGLLYKTVQRLSLKSKQQ encoded by the exons ATGCTGGAAGAGGCGGGCGAGGTGCTGGAGTCGGTGCTGAAGGCCTCGTGCCTGCCGCTCAGCTTCCTGCTCTTCGTGCCGgccgtgctgctgctgctggggccgCCGCCCGCCGCCGAGGCCGCCCACGAGTTCACGGTCTATCGCATGCAGCAGTACGAGCTGGGCGGGCAGCCCTAcg gCACCAGGAATGCAGTGTTAAACACAGAGGCCCGCACTGTAGAGGCGGACGTCTTGAGCCGCCGCTGTGTGATGATGCGGCTAGTGGATTTCTCGTATGAGCAGTACCAGAAGGCTCTCCGCCAGTCAGCTGGGGCCGTGGTGATCATCTTGCCCAAGGCCATGTCAGCAGTGCCTCAGGATGTTGTCAGG CAATTCATGGAGATAGAGCCAGAAATGCTGGCCATGGAAACCATTGTGCCGGTCTATTTTGCAGTAGAGGATGAAGAGCTGCTCTCCATCTATGAACAAACACGGGTTGCTTCTACATCACAGGGTTCAGCTTCAGCTGCTGAAG ttcTGCTGCACACGGCGACTGCCAACGGTTTCCAGATGGTTACGAGTGGGGCTCAGAGCAAAGCTGTCAGTGACTGGCTCATAACCAGCCTGGAG GGGAGGCTGACTGGTCTGGGAGGAGAGGACCTGCCCACCATTGTAATAGTTGCCCATTATGATTCTTTCGGCGTGGCCCCA TGGCTGTCTCATGGTGCAGACTCCAACGGCAGTGGCATCTCTGGGCTACTGGAGCTAGCCAGGCTCTTTTCTCGACTCTACACCTACAAACGTACCCATGCTGG GTATAATCTGTTGTTCTTTGCATCTGGAGGCGGTAAATTTAACTATCAAGGAACCAAAAGGTGGTTGGAAGACAACTTGGATCACACAG ATTCCAGTTTGCTGCAGGATAATGTGGCATTTGTTCTGTGCCTTGACACCCTGGGCAGAGGGAACAGTCTTCACCTCCATGTCTCAAAACCTCCTAAGGAGGGGACCCTGCAGCATGCTTTTCTGAGGGAGCTGGAAATG GTGGTCATGAGCCAGTTTCCAGAAGTGAAATTCTCCATGGTGCACAAGAAGATAAACCTGGCTGAGGACATGCTGGCATGGGAGCATGAACGCTTTGCAATCCGCCGCCTGCCTGCATTCACCATTTCCCACCTGGAGAGCCACCGGGACGGCCCGCGCAACAGCATCATGGACATGAG GTCACGAGTTGACTCTAAGACTCTAACCCGTAACACCAGGATCATTGCTGAGGCATTGACTCGGGTCATCTACAACCTAACTGAGAAG GGAGCGCCTGCTGACCTGCAGATCTTCACAGAGCAgatg ATtcagcaggagcagctggagtCTGTGATGGACTGGCTGACCAGTCAGCCCAGAGCTGCCCAGCTTGTAGATAAAGACAGCACCTTCCTCAACACCTTAGAATATTACATGAGCCGCTATCTGAAGGATGTCAAGCAGCATCACGTGAAGGCAGATAAACG GGACCCTGAGTTTGTTTTCTATGACCAGTTGAAGCAGGTGATGAACGCATACAG GGTCAAGCCAGCAATCTTTGACCTGCTCCTGGCTCTCTGTATAGCAGTCTACCTCGGAATTGCCTATGTTGCAGTCCAG CACTTTGGTCTCCTTTACAAGACGGTACAGAGATTATCCCTTAAATCCAAGCAGCAGTGA
- the NCLN gene encoding nicalin isoform X1, with product MLEEAGEVLESVLKASCLPLSFLLFVPAVLLLLGPPPAAEAAHEFTVYRMQQYELGGQPYGTRNAVLNTEARTVEADVLSRRCVMMRLVDFSYEQYQKALRQSAGAVVIILPKAMSAVPQDVVRQFMEIEPEMLAMETIVPVYFAVEDEELLSIYEQTRVASTSQGSASAAEVLLHTATANGFQMVTSGAQSKAVSDWLITSLEGRLTGLGGEDLPTIVIVAHYDSFGVAPWLSHGADSNGSGISGLLELARLFSRLYTYKRTHAGYNLLFFASGGGKFNYQGTKRWLEDNLDHTDSSLLQDNVAFVLCLDTLGRGNSLHLHVSKPPKEGTLQHAFLRELEMVVMSQFPEVKFSMVHKKINLAEDMLAWEHERFAIRRLPAFTISHLESHRDGPRNSIMDMRSRVDSKTLTRNTRIIAEALTRVIYNLTEKGAPADLQIFTEQMQIQQEQLESVMDWLTSQPRAAQLVDKDSTFLNTLEYYMSRYLKDVKQHHVKADKRDPEFVFYDQLKQVMNAYRVKPAIFDLLLALCIAVYLGIAYVAVQHFGLLYKTVQRLSLKSKQQ from the exons ATGCTGGAAGAGGCGGGCGAGGTGCTGGAGTCGGTGCTGAAGGCCTCGTGCCTGCCGCTCAGCTTCCTGCTCTTCGTGCCGgccgtgctgctgctgctggggccgCCGCCCGCCGCCGAGGCCGCCCACGAGTTCACGGTCTATCGCATGCAGCAGTACGAGCTGGGCGGGCAGCCCTAcg gCACCAGGAATGCAGTGTTAAACACAGAGGCCCGCACTGTAGAGGCGGACGTCTTGAGCCGCCGCTGTGTGATGATGCGGCTAGTGGATTTCTCGTATGAGCAGTACCAGAAGGCTCTCCGCCAGTCAGCTGGGGCCGTGGTGATCATCTTGCCCAAGGCCATGTCAGCAGTGCCTCAGGATGTTGTCAGG CAATTCATGGAGATAGAGCCAGAAATGCTGGCCATGGAAACCATTGTGCCGGTCTATTTTGCAGTAGAGGATGAAGAGCTGCTCTCCATCTATGAACAAACACGGGTTGCTTCTACATCACAGGGTTCAGCTTCAGCTGCTGAAG ttcTGCTGCACACGGCGACTGCCAACGGTTTCCAGATGGTTACGAGTGGGGCTCAGAGCAAAGCTGTCAGTGACTGGCTCATAACCAGCCTGGAG GGGAGGCTGACTGGTCTGGGAGGAGAGGACCTGCCCACCATTGTAATAGTTGCCCATTATGATTCTTTCGGCGTGGCCCCA TGGCTGTCTCATGGTGCAGACTCCAACGGCAGTGGCATCTCTGGGCTACTGGAGCTAGCCAGGCTCTTTTCTCGACTCTACACCTACAAACGTACCCATGCTGG GTATAATCTGTTGTTCTTTGCATCTGGAGGCGGTAAATTTAACTATCAAGGAACCAAAAGGTGGTTGGAAGACAACTTGGATCACACAG ATTCCAGTTTGCTGCAGGATAATGTGGCATTTGTTCTGTGCCTTGACACCCTGGGCAGAGGGAACAGTCTTCACCTCCATGTCTCAAAACCTCCTAAGGAGGGGACCCTGCAGCATGCTTTTCTGAGGGAGCTGGAAATG GTGGTCATGAGCCAGTTTCCAGAAGTGAAATTCTCCATGGTGCACAAGAAGATAAACCTGGCTGAGGACATGCTGGCATGGGAGCATGAACGCTTTGCAATCCGCCGCCTGCCTGCATTCACCATTTCCCACCTGGAGAGCCACCGGGACGGCCCGCGCAACAGCATCATGGACATGAG GTCACGAGTTGACTCTAAGACTCTAACCCGTAACACCAGGATCATTGCTGAGGCATTGACTCGGGTCATCTACAACCTAACTGAGAAG GGAGCGCCTGCTGACCTGCAGATCTTCACAGAGCAgatg CAGATtcagcaggagcagctggagtCTGTGATGGACTGGCTGACCAGTCAGCCCAGAGCTGCCCAGCTTGTAGATAAAGACAGCACCTTCCTCAACACCTTAGAATATTACATGAGCCGCTATCTGAAGGATGTCAAGCAGCATCACGTGAAGGCAGATAAACG GGACCCTGAGTTTGTTTTCTATGACCAGTTGAAGCAGGTGATGAACGCATACAG GGTCAAGCCAGCAATCTTTGACCTGCTCCTGGCTCTCTGTATAGCAGTCTACCTCGGAATTGCCTATGTTGCAGTCCAG CACTTTGGTCTCCTTTACAAGACGGTACAGAGATTATCCCTTAAATCCAAGCAGCAGTGA